Part of the Cohnella candidum genome, GCTCTTCACCCGGATGCGCGTCCTGCCATTCCTGGGCGATCGGCACGAGCTGCTTGTCGAAGCCCAGACGGCTTTGACGGAAATATTCGAAGGCGAAGTACGGCTCGATACCGGTGGACGTGCCTACCATCGTACCCGTGGAGCCGGTCGGCGCCTGGGTGATGACGGTGACGTTGCGCATGCCGCGCTTGCTGACGGCTTCGCCGACTTCCGGATACACTTCGACCATGTTCTTCATGAAGCCGGATTGCAGGAACTTCTCGGCGTCGAACGCTTGGAAGGAACCTTTCTCGGCCGCGATTTCCGTGGAAGCTAGGTACGCTTCGCGTGCCATGAAGCCGTACAGCTTGTCGAGGAACTCCAGGGAGTCTTCGCTGCCGTAGCGGATTTCCAGACGGATCATCAGCTCGGCCAGGCCCATCGTGCCGAGGCCGACGCGGCGCTCGTTCTTCTGGTTGGCTTCGTTCTCCGGAAAATGGTACGGCGTCTTGTCGATGACGTTGTCCAGGAACCGCGTGGAGTAACGCACCGTTTTGCCCAGCTCGTCCCATGCGACGTCGTGTTTCTCTTCGTCATAGAACTTGGACAGGTTGATGGCGGACAGGTTGCAGACGCCCCATGCCGGCAGGCCTTGCTCACCGCACGGATTCGTGCAGATGATCGGGTTGAAGTACCAGCTGTTGGACATTTGGTTGTAGTATTCCATGAACACGACGCCCGGCTCCGCCGATTTCCAGGCGGACTCGATGATCGTATGCCATACTTCGCGGGCGCGGACGGTCTTGTAGTGGATGACGTTCTTGCCCGTCTTCTTCCACTTGTCGAGGTCGCCGTCCCAGATTTCGTTGTATTCCGGATCCTTGGTGTCCGGGAACACGAGATCCCATTCGAGGTCTTCCTTGACGGCTTTCATGAAGCCGTTGCTGACGCATACGGACAAGTTGGCGTTCGTCACCATGCCCGCCGTCTGCTTAACCGTGATGAAATCCATCAGGTCCGGATGCCAGTCGTTGATCATGAGCATCAGCGCGCCGCGGCGGCTGCCGCCTTGCTCGATGAGGCCGGTCGTGTAGCTGAACAGTCCGCCCCAGGAAACCGAGCCGCTCGAAGAACCGTTCACGCCTTGCACGATGGAGCGGCGAGGACGCAGCGAGGACAGATTGATGCCGACGCCGCCCCCGCGCGCCATGATTTCGGTCATTTCCGAGAGGGTTTCCATGATGCCGCCGCGGCTGTCATGCGGAGACGGAATCACATAGCAGTTGAACAACGTCAACTCTTCGCTTGCGCCTGCGCCTGCCGCGATCCGGCCGCCGGGAACGAGTTTCCAGTCGTCCAGCACCCAGCGGAATTTATCGGTCCATTCCTTCTGTTTCTCGGGAGAGGTTTCAACGGAAGCCATGGCGCCCGCAAGGCGGT contains:
- a CDS encoding adenosylcobalamin-dependent ribonucleoside-diphosphate reductase encodes the protein MKTVQSKRLEGLSEKIFLDRYAWKNADTSATKVGDVVLVLTKDDPKFPAKDVGEVVKREGRNVTVKLRNGDLVESTVEKLTLTIEKTPEQMWDRLAGAMASVETSPEKQKEWTDKFRWVLDDWKLVPGGRIAAGAGASEELTLFNCYVIPSPHDSRGGIMETLSEMTEIMARGGGVGINLSSLRPRRSIVQGVNGSSSGSVSWGGLFSYTTGLIEQGGSRRGALMLMINDWHPDLMDFITVKQTAGMVTNANLSVCVSNGFMKAVKEDLEWDLVFPDTKDPEYNEIWDGDLDKWKKTGKNVIHYKTVRAREVWHTIIESAWKSAEPGVVFMEYYNQMSNSWYFNPIICTNPCGEQGLPAWGVCNLSAINLSKFYDEEKHDVAWDELGKTVRYSTRFLDNVIDKTPYHFPENEANQKNERRVGLGTMGLAELMIRLEIRYGSEDSLEFLDKLYGFMAREAYLASTEIAAEKGSFQAFDAEKFLQSGFMKNMVEVYPEVGEAVSKRGMRNVTVITQAPTGSTGTMVGTSTGIEPYFAFEYFRQSRLGFDKQLVPIAQEWQDAHPGEELPEWFVTSMSLSAMDHIRVQGAIQRWVDSSISKTANAPADFTVEETKELYEKAFELGCKGVTIYRDGSRDVQVLSTAKEEKKEEPAAEAVAPAATAAAETTAVSELNTALNAKVTPAQVQGFDRQYKSRPKVLRGATYKYNTPFGMAYITVNDIDGTPGEIFLNVGKAGSDVFAMAEALGRVCSLFLRYGDHGNKVELLVKHLKGIGGSGAVGFGPNRVESIADAVAQALETHAGVTAAEHYAVTESPIAATVETAGPVHGHTHKPYQSKDLCPSCGSASLLNVEGCKTCGNCGYSKCS